Proteins co-encoded in one Andreesenia angusta genomic window:
- a CDS encoding ATP-binding protein: MAKKVKLVAGRGLFSGLAKQNLLFHQCIGELVDNAIAGTIKDSKFDVSIIFNDVGEKGFVDLYISDKGKGMDIDTLERALQLGESATTTNRLNEHGFGLKNALATLSDGNGEWELWTKFKSENSKVLKVKGPFCSEMEIQDERQRFPDYDFLPSEISTLIKVKVKKNFVQTSQGRGAKATELNTLRRILMEHLGVMYRGYLEQDSKTYEESGRINVSIGRDSKKVTPVQVPIANGRTEYVDIELGGTVYKLEYKYGTLDEVRRDMLIQGEKASYYYQGNIPTQGIDIRLGKRVIATRLLDIIWKTDDDKRKSIVRHNNYNDFVGELIIPELPRGVLTTVNNKTDFNLADENWTSIFDKINEYRPLKMSRLEGEKELRTKWVSILEASITDKEKEKILTEKKVWPSGTSIDVYRVTAAEKVIIYELKVGTGEPKHLYQLKMYWDGLVNNKDNPDEAILLVEDYDGKLEEMANVMNTFNTIRDGVNPYNFKIMKFSEVGLRKDIKR, from the coding sequence TAATGCAATTGCAGGAACAATAAAAGATAGTAAGTTTGATGTTAGTATAATATTTAATGATGTGGGAGAAAAGGGTTTCGTAGACCTATACATTTCAGATAAAGGGAAAGGGATGGATATAGATACACTAGAGAGAGCACTGCAGTTAGGAGAATCAGCTACAACTACTAATAGACTAAATGAACATGGATTTGGATTGAAAAATGCACTAGCTACACTATCAGATGGAAATGGAGAGTGGGAACTGTGGACTAAATTTAAGAGTGAAAATAGTAAAGTATTAAAAGTAAAAGGACCATTCTGTTCGGAAATGGAAATACAAGATGAGAGACAACGATTTCCAGATTATGACTTTCTGCCGAGCGAGATTTCTACTTTGATAAAAGTAAAAGTAAAAAAGAACTTTGTTCAAACATCTCAAGGAAGAGGGGCAAAAGCTACGGAGCTTAATACATTAAGAAGAATATTAATGGAACATTTAGGAGTTATGTATAGGGGGTACCTTGAGCAGGATTCGAAGACTTATGAGGAATCAGGAAGGATTAATGTTTCTATAGGAAGAGATTCAAAGAAGGTTACACCAGTACAAGTGCCAATTGCTAATGGGAGAACAGAATATGTAGATATTGAATTGGGTGGTACAGTATATAAATTAGAGTACAAATATGGGACGTTAGATGAAGTGCGACGTGATATGTTAATCCAGGGTGAGAAGGCCTCATATTACTATCAAGGTAATATACCTACTCAAGGAATAGATATAAGATTAGGAAAAAGAGTTATCGCTACAAGACTCTTAGATATAATATGGAAAACTGATGATGATAAAAGAAAAAGTATAGTCAGACATAATAACTATAATGACTTTGTAGGAGAACTTATTATTCCAGAATTACCCAGAGGTGTATTGACAACTGTAAATAATAAAACAGATTTCAACTTAGCTGATGAAAATTGGACATCTATTTTTGATAAAATAAATGAATATAGGCCACTAAAAATGTCCAGGTTAGAAGGAGAGAAGGAATTAAGGACTAAGTGGGTATCCATACTAGAGGCTAGTATTACAGATAAAGAGAAAGAAAAGATACTAACTGAAAAGAAAGTTTGGCCATCAGGAACTAGTATAGATGTTTATAGAGTAACAGCAGCTGAAAAAGTTATAATATATGAACTAAAAGTAGGTACTGGAGAGCCAAAGCATCTATATCAATTAAAAATGTACTGGGATGGTTTAGTTAATAATAAGGATAATCCAGATGAGGCAATTCTTCTTGTAGAGGATTACGATGGAAAATTGGAAGAAATGGCCAATGTAATGAATACGTTTAACACTATAAGAGATGGAGTTAATCCTTATAACTTTAAAATAATGAAGTTTTCAGAAGTAGGATTAAGAAAAGATATAAAGAGATAA